The following nucleotide sequence is from Sulfurimonas sp. hsl 1-7.
ACAATCACGATCATCAACTCAATAAGGGAAAAAGCTTTTTTCAAAACTTATTTACACTCACTTAGTTTAATATCGGCAGCTTCGTCTTTACCGCCCTCTTTTTTATCGGCACCTAGTGAGATAAGTTCCACCTTGCCATCGTTGTTAATGTAGATAAATTCTTGTCCCCAAGAATCTTTAGGCATTTTAGCGTCTTTAAAATACTTATCGTCTTTTGTAAGTAATTTTAATCCCTCTTGTGTCGAAGGGTACACACTGTTTTTAATTTTGTACATATCAAGTGCACCGTTATAGATACTTTTCATCTGTACACACACAAGGTCACGTTTTGCTTCTTCACCCTTACCTGTAAGACTCGGCATAACCATCGCCGCTAATAGTCCAAGGATCACGATAACGATCATAAGTTCTATTAAAGAGAACGCATTTCTTTTCATAAAAAACCTTTTTGAAATTGTTTGGAATATTATTATATAAAAATTACATGAAGATTACATGAAAATTACAATCATTTATAAGATTTTAGGAAGATTTCGTATGCCGCTAGGGCATACGAAATAAAAGAAGAATTTAGTGAGTAGCGTTAAAACTATTAACTATCTCTTGTGCAGCTGTATCATTAAAGTAATACTCTACAAAACCACTATTTGCAGGAGTATAACTACCTCTAGACAAACGATCTGTAGTTGTACCATCTTCAAGTACAATACCAGGAGCTACTAAAATTGGGTTTTTATTATAAGCTCCAACTAAAGTATCATCAACTGTCATAAGGATCATATCAACTGTAGTTCCATTATTATCTGTATACGTTGTTGCCGTCCAAGTTCCTGCATTTGGATT
It contains:
- the gspG gene encoding type II secretion system major pseudopilin GspG, which encodes MKRNAFSLIELMIVIVILGLLAAMVMPSLTGKGEEAKRDLVCVQMKSIYNGALDMYKIKNSVYPSTQEGLKLLTKDDKYFKDAKMPKDSWGQEFIYINNDGKVELISLGADKKEGGKDEAADIKLSECK